A stretch of Planococcus citri chromosome 5, ihPlaCitr1.1, whole genome shotgun sequence DNA encodes these proteins:
- the LOC135847005 gene encoding uncharacterized protein LOC135847005 yields the protein MFFNVKKSVLVYFCVVIVEELCPASVCGQFPYPGVFYPPGPPFTSSPAMHAPPPQFPFPFPFYPPPAPYVFGSQCFAADPRPLAEQSQPPVRSNVNLKPRIVKPLRVPGSNPIILPNRVDSNSRPIIISTRSSRAPHQEPTLLSPFTNLVHTFLKSLAPRTCDCDGDFR from the exons ATGTTCTTCAACGTGAAAAAATCGGTTTTAGTTTACTTCTGCGTTGTTATTGTTGAG gaaTTATGCCCAGCATCAGTCTGCGGACAGTTTCCATATCCCGGAGTATTCTACCCTCCTGGACCTCCTTTCACCTCGTCTCCGGCAATGCACGCTCCGCCACCTCAGTTTCCGTTTCCTTTTCCATTCTACCCTCCACCTGCTCCATACGTTTTTGGATCACAGTGCTTCGCAGCAGATCCTCGACCATTAGCCGAACAATCACAACCCCCTGTCAGAAGCAACGTCAACCTTAAACCTAGAATTGTGAAGCCTTTGAGGGTACCAGGTTCAAATCCGATCATCTTGCCCAATCGAGTGGATTCGAATAGTCGTCCGATTATCATATCGACTCGATCTTCTCGAGCACCTCATCAGGAGCCCACTTTACTTTCTCCGTTTACGAATTTGGTCCATACGTTTTTGAAGTCATTGGCACCGAGGACTTGCGATTGTGATGGTGATTTCCGATAA